TTGCTCGCACGCAAAGAGACCGACGCCGTCCGCTACTCCAAACTGATGAAGAACCTAGAACTGTACTTGAAAACCTAGCTGTTGAGCGTAATCCGTTATATGAAGAAATTGCCGATGTTATCGTGCAAACGGATGATCAAAGTGCAAAGGTTGTAGCTAGTAAAATAGTAGAGCGATTAGATTTCTAACCAAAATACCTATGACTACTCTTCACGTTAAACTTGGCTCTCGCAGCTACCCAATCTATATAGACAGTGGATTACTATCAAATAGTAAACTGCTGTCTAGTCATATCCGCAGTAAACGAGTTTGCATTGTTAGTAATAATATTGTCGCTCCATTATATATTGAGCAAATGAAAACCAGCTTAAAGGATTTCGATGTCGATGAAATCATTTTACCGGATGGTGAAGCTCAAAAAAGTTTAGCAAATTTTGAACGGATAATGTCTCACTTACTTGCCGGTAATCATGGTAGAGATACAACACTAATCGCATTAGGCGGTGGTGTTATAGGTGATATAACGGGTTTTGCTGCAGCATGTTATCAGCGTGGTATTGATTTTATTCAAGTTCCAACAACGGTGTTGTCACAAGTAGACTCATCTGTTGGTGGTAAAACCGCGGTTAATCATCCCTTAGGTAAAAACATGATAGGCGCGTTCTATCAGCCTAAAGCTGTATTTATCGACTTAGCAAGCTTAGTTACTTTACCTGTTAGAGAGTTTAACGCTGGTATGGCTGAAGTGGTTAAGTATGGAATACTAGGTGATGGAGAGTTCTTTACCTGGCTTGAAGAGCATACAGATGCAATTAAAGCCGGTGATAATACTATCCTAATGCAAATGATTGAACGTTGTTGTCAGTGCAAAGCAACCATAGTTGCAGAAGATGAAACTGAAGCAGGTGTTCGTGCATTATTAAACCTCGGCCACACTTTTGGTCATGCCATTGAAGCAGATCAAGGTTATGGTAATTGGTTGCACGGAGAAGCTGTTGCTACTGGCATGGTACTTGCTGCTAAAGTATCAGTAGCAATGAATTTGCTTGAAGTGTCAGATCTTCGTCGTATTGAAGCTTTACTTAGTGCTTTTGATTTACCGCTGATCGCTCCCGAGAATATGGGTTTTGATGAATTTATTTGTCATATGCGTCGCGATAAAAAGAATTTAGCCGGTAAACTTCGTTTTATTCTTCCGACGGCAATAGGCCAGTCTGAAATTAACGATGATGTTAGCGTGGAACTCCTTCAGCAAATTCTGTAATTATATTCAGAGTAGGTGAAGCATGTCGGCGTTAACACAAAATATTGACATATCGAACGATATTACAAGTGTCACAAAAATCAGTGCTCAAGCGCGTATCGACTATATTTTACGTTTTTCAAAACAAGCCATTCTGGTTATTGATGAAAGCGTTGAACAAAACGCCACAATTTCAAACCAACTTCTAGCAAGCTTACCCGAGCAGCATAATGTAGCCTATGTTGCCCTTTCATCGCAGTTTAATAATATTCAAATTCGTTGTCGTGTTATTGAGCAATTATACACTGGCGAGTTATTTGATCCTGAAATTTCGCTAGCCGTAAGTGTGATAAATTTAGCTAAAAAATCACAACAAAGTATTAGTATTGTACTCGACAGTGCTCAACATTTATCTTTACAAGTTATGCATGAGTTAACGCAATTAGCCTTAATTGCAAAAAAGGCAAACTTAGTCGTTAATGTTGTTATGTTTGGCTCATTACAGTCTGGTAGGAATGTCGCCGTTAATAAAAGCTTATTTGATAATAAACTTTCTTTGTTATCTTCACAATCTGGGCAATTATTATCAACTACTTCAGCTATATTTAAAAAGAATCGCACAACTTGGGCTTTGACTAAACGTAATAAATGGTTACTTGGTGCAGTACTTTTTTGCTTAGCCATTTCTGCAGTTGTGATTAACCTTTTACAATTAGATAGTTTCAATTTTACGCAGTCAATATCAGCTCTAAAGCCTGAAAAGGTATCGCTAACAGAAACTTTAGAACAGCCACAAACTATGGTTCTTGATGCTCTTGATGCTCTTGATGACACGACATTAAAAACAGTAACATCAAAAGAAAGTGCGATCCCCGAAGACATCTATTCATTATTAGTCAACCCCAAAACAAGCGTGATGAAAAAAGAGCTCCCATTACCAGCGACCCCGTTGGATATTATCTATGCAATAACCATTGAACAAACGGATAGTGCAGCAGAGAATGTATCATTGGTAAAACCAAAAATTGATAAAATTGAAGTAAAAGCTACTGAAGTAGAGCTAAATTTAGTTAATAATTTCCTAGTGGATAATAATTTTTATGCAGCTAAAGCAGGGTATGTTATTCAATTATCAGCTTTTAGCGATTTAACATTACCGCCAAAATATCTAGCAGCATTAGCAACGATTGAATATCACATTTATCAGCGTCAATTAAATGATAAACCCTTGATGGTTATTACCAGTAAGGTTTATACAGATAAAGCTTCAGCACAAGTAGCCTTATCAAGTTTACCCGAGTCACTTTTATCTCGACAACCTTGGATTAAGCCAACAAGTGTGGTGAATAACGAAATCAATGCATTTCAACTCTCCCAATAAAGCTTGATTCAGGATACAATCCCCGCTTACTTTTCAGATACTAATCATCTGGTTTTAATTTTTATAGTTTGTAGGTGTCATGAAGAAGAAACATCGAGCATTTTTAAAGTGGGCAGGTGGTAAATACGCACTAAGCGATGTCATAAACTCTATGTTGCCAAAAGGAAATCGACTGATTGAACCTTTTGTCGGTGCAGGGTCGGTTTTTCTGAATAGTGATTATGACGAATATTTACTGAGCGATATCAATCAGGATCTTGTTAATCTTTATCGAATTGTTCAACGCACACCTGATAAATTTATTGCCGATGCACGACGATTTTTTACCCCTGAATATAACCAAGCGGAAAAATATTACCAATTACGTAAAGAGTTTAATGCAAGCTCAGATCCCTACTTTAGATCTCTAGTTTTTTTATATATGAATCGACATGGTTATAATGGATTATGCCGATACAATAAATCTGGTGGTTATAATGTGCCTTTTGGTAAATACAAGCGTCCATATTTTCCTGAAGCTGAACTGATTTATTTTTCAGAAAAGGCGGCAAAAGCGATATTTATTTGTGATGGATATCGACAAACTTTTGCTCATGCAAAATCGGGAGATGTTATTTATTGCGATCCGCCATATGTGCCATTAAGTAAAACGGCTAGCTTTACGAGTTATTCAGGTAATGGTTTTGGCTTAGATGAGCAAGCTGATTTAGCTAATGTTGCTGAAGAAGTGACTAAAGTACCAAATATATCTGTGCTTATTAGTAATCACGATACTATTTGGACTAGAAAAATTTATGAGCATGCAAAAAAGCAACATTCAATAGAAGTCTCTAGAACAATTAGCCAAAAAGGCAGTAAACGTAATAAGGTCTCTGAACTTCTCGCGCTGTATTAAAATGTAACTGGCGCTTAAGACCATTACCATTTATATAACCGTTCGACAATAAAGGTAAGCAAGAACCGTTAATAAGTAAACTTATAGCTTGATGTTGCCATTAAGCCTAGATACGGGGTTGGTTAATCTTAGAATAGGTTTTTAGCTTGGTAAAATGAGGCTAACGATAGCAATTAATGAGGCTATGAATATCACCACTGCAATGACCCCGGCAATAATGAAATGGCTGAATTTCCCCTCAGTAAAATCTCTTTCCCTATTTTTATCACTTTGTACGCCAAAAAATGCCGCACCGACACTTTTAAATGTTTTCTTAAAGTTACTTGAGGCCATTACTATCCTTAAACGATTAATGAGTTATTTAAGCGCATTTTAGCAGTATGTGCTAATGCGTAATATCTATCAAGCAACACGCTTTTTTAATCACTTGGTGCACACCTAAACAGAACTAGCTCTTCTAAGCGGTATTCAAGTTAAGTTGGACAAATAATACTTACTTAATTATTGCTCGGTTATGCACTTTACTTTTATATAAAACTAAGAATGATGTAAATTTATCAACATTTTGTAATTTTTCAGTTTTTTAGCTATTTTTGTATTGATATTTTCATTATATTGCATAAGGTTAAAGTATAAAAAGTAATAATTAAGCCACTGATTGAGCAGCCAAGTATAGGTTTTAAGGTTGTACCGTATTAGCATTATACCAATAGGTATTATTTTTATTGAACGGAATTCATGTCGAAATATTTAACAGGTGATACTAATTTTACAGCCAAGGTGAAAATTTTATTAAGTAAAATTTATGGCCGTAGCCCTTTAAAAGACTCTGTCTTGGAAAGAGCTATTAGTTATTTTGAACTAGAAGCATTATCACAACGTAAGCTCGATAAACTCAATAATGAGATTACTAGGCTAGTCAGTGTGGGCAGTGATAAAAGTAAAAATAAACTGACTAACCTGAAACGTGAACAACGAGATTATCTACAAGTATTACGACAGCAAAGTAATGAGCGGGCGCAACAGCTACAGTTAGTGTGTCGAGATATAATCGAATTATGTGAAGGCGAAACTCGTGCAGACACTAACAAAAAATCTGCAGAGCTTCTAGGAACCATTCAACTGTTATCACCAACAGAAGGCAGTAAAGTTGCCAGCGTAAATGAGCGCAGTAAGCCTTTATATCGTGGAGTGCTTACTTTAAGGTTACTTGATCAAATCTGTTTGAAAACCCTTTCGTCAGGTGCCTATTTAACCCAAGAGCTAGCTAAAATATCTGAATATGACTATCAAGATCTTCGTAATGAGAACGAAACCGCTTATCTTGAGTTTGTCGATCATGTAAAAATACCCATGCTAATGGCTGCTATTCTGCAAGATATTGGTAATTACCATCCTGATGCACAGATGATTATGCAAGGCAGTGATGGTAAAAAAAGTGTATTTCGTGCATTAAACGTTGAAGAACGCAAAGCCCTATTACAAATAAATTATCGCGAAACGATGAAGTATCTTGTTAATGGTATCGGCGTAGTAATGTATTTAGGTAACTCAAAAGAAGAAAGAAATACTTTTAATAAAGTCGAAACTAATAAATTGCGTTTTGTTAAACAGTTACTTAAAGGAAGTATACAGCCAAAGCTAGGGGTGGGAAATATATTAAAAATCCCCCAAATATATACCGCCATTGTTTTATCAACTAAAGATAATTACAACTACAAATTACTGCCTAAGGTATACCAAGCTTTATACCAAAATGCAGAGCGTGGTAATTGTTGCCGTGGTGTTGTAGACAGCTTATATAAAATTACTGGCGATTTCCCACAAGGGTTTGGTGTTATTTATATCCCCAAGGATAGCGATCAAAACGTTCGCTACGAATATGCCATTGTAACCCAGCTATACCCAGAGAAACCTAATGAACCGATATGTAGAATAGCCACTCGGCAGTTGGCATTTATTGGCCATGGTCATGACTTGGTTGTTAAAAAAACTAATAATCTTTATTTTGTCGAAACAGCGAAAGAGTTTTCAAGCATCAACAAAGAAAGGCTGAACGAAATTTTAGAGTTACTATCATCCAATTATCTTGAACGTAAAAAACTCGATTTACTTCCACGTTGCTGGCAGCCTGAAGAATTTTTCACACAAAAAATTAATCAAAAACTTTGGAATCGTATGAATTACAGTTAGGTAAGCAAGATTAACAATAATCTTGCTTACACTTTTTGGTTAAAACAGAGGATAAAAACAAAAATTAAAAGCAATAATGGTGGATGATTTTTGTCAGTAATAGCTCTGTTTTTGTAATTTCACTATGTGCTAAATATTCATTAGGTTGATGAGCTTGGTCAATTGAACCTGGCCCCATAACAATAGTCTGACAGCCTAACTGTTGAATAAAAGGTGCTTCTGTTGCGTAGTTAACGGCACAACAACTATGGCCAGAAAGCTTCTCAGCCGTTAGCACTAAATCACTTTCTACTGTTTGTTCAAAGCTTGGCGAGCTTGGATCTAGTTCGTTGATGGTTAAGCGTCCAGGGTATTTTTCTGCTATGGGCGCTAATGCCGTTGATAACCAAGAAACCAACTCTTCGTCTTTCATACCAGGTAAAGAGCGCATATCAATATCGAGCTCACAATGGCCACAAATCCTATTAGCATTATCGCCACCATGAATTGCGCCTAAGTTCATCGTTGGTGTTTGAACATCAAAAGCTTCATTTTGATAACTCAGGTCAAGTTTTTCTCTGAGCTTAAATAACTCACTAATGACTTGATGCATTATCTCAATAGCATTAACACCACTTGCAGGCTTGCTGGAGTGACCAGCTTGCCCTTTAATGCTAATTTTATGAGACATATGCCCTTTATGCATAACTACCGGCACTAAATTGGTTGGCTCACCTATAATAGCAACATCAGGCTTTATAATACCGCTACCAGCAAAAAATCGTGCGCCTGCCATCGTGGTTTCTTCGTCAGCAGTAGCTAAAATATATAATGGCTTCTTTAATAATTTCAGGTCTATTTGTTGGCAAACCTGCAAGATAAATGCAAAGAAGCCTTTCATGTCGCAGCTACCCAGGCCAAAGAGTTTATTATCGCTATCGGTAACTTTAAGTGGGTCAGATAACCAGCGATTTTCATCAAAAGGTACTGTGTCACTGTGGCCAGCAAGTAATAAGCCGCCATCACCCGTGCCTAATTTAGCTAGCATATTAAATTTACCTTTCGTACCAGGTACTGGTTGAATAGTAATGTCAAAACCAAGAGTTTCGAACCAAGCGGCTAGTAGGTTTATGACACTTTCATTACTTTGATCCCAGCTTGCCTGCGATGAACTAATGCTGGGTTGCGCTATTAGTTGACTAATGGCTTGAGTAAAGTTGGGTAGTTTTAATTGCGTACTTTTCATTATATATAGTAACCTAAAATTATTTCATGGGTAGTTATGCGATTTAGTTGCATAACTAGTTATATGATGATACTTTAGCACCACAATGTAAATAGCCTAATTTAACCACACTATGAAAATGTATGTAATGTATTCAACTATGCGACGACGATAGAGTCATATATTAGGTCTTGGAAGTCATGGCTTTTTAGTTAGTTTATTGAGTTTATTAATAATAGCTAGAAAGTAATCGGTCAAAGTTGAATAGAATTGCAAACGTATCGTATTAATAACACAGCCGTTGTAATTTCTAATCATAAGCTAAATGGTAAGTAAATGAACGTTGTAGTTATAGGTGCAAGTGGTTATGTAGGTGCTGAATTAATTGGGTTGCTAACGCAGCACAATAAAATATCAATTCAACATTTGTTAGTGTCTGAAAATAGTACTTCTAGTGGTAAAACTTTTGCGGAATTACATGCTCGCTGGCAGGGGATATGTGCTTTACCCCTGCATTCTTTTTCGCAGCAATGGTTTGATCAACATATTAGTTCGCCTGCGCATGGTATAGATGCCGTATTTTTTGCTACTCCTCATGAATTTAGTGCGCAATGGGCACAAGCCTTTATTGATCAAGGTATTAAAGTTTTTGATCTGTCTGGCGGGTTTCGCTTAAAAGATGCGACACATTATCCTATCCATTATGGTTTTGAACACCAATCGTTAAAAGCACTTGAACAAGCTCAGTACGGTTTAGCTGAATGGCAAGCCGATGAAATTGCAGCTAGTATGCTTATTGCTGTGCCAGGTTGTTATCCAACCGCTAGTTTGTTGTCGTTAAAACCCATTACCAGTAATGCACTTCATCAAGAAAATTCACTTATTGTCGTTAATGGCATTAGTGGGGTAACGGGTGCCGGGCGTAAAGCGTCTTTAGCAACAAGTTTTTGTGAAGTGAGTTTAACGCCTTATAATATTTTACAACACAGACACCAACCTGAAATTAGTCAAGAAGCCAATGCTGAGGTGATTTTTAATCCGCACTTAGCGCCTTATAAGCGTGGTTTATTAGTGACGGTAACATTACAGTTAAAATCTGATGTAACTAGTCAGCAAGTTGACGAAGCCTATACACAAGCATATCAAAACACTCCGTTAGTAAGAATAGTTAATACGTGGCCTAAAATAGACAATGTCGCTCATACCCCATTTGCCGATGTGCATTGGCAAGTCGATGAAGCTAAGCATGTTGTTGTTGTAAGTTGCGCTATTGATAACTTATTAAAAGGTGCAGCATCACAAGCAATACAATGCGCTAATATTAGCTTAGGTCTACCGAGTGAATATAGCTTATTGATGCCAGGGAAAAGTTTATGAAAAAACCCGTCGTGATAAAAATTGGTGGGGCTATTTTAGATGGCTACAACCAAGGTAACACTTTCGCTTTGACAGCATTATTGTCAGTTATTGCTAGTTTAAAAGATCAGCCTGTCGTGATAGTACACGGCGGCGGTTGCGTTGTAGATGAAATGCTTGCCCAAGCAGGATTTACAACCGAGAAAAAGCACGGTTTACGTGTGACACCAAAAGCGCAAATGCCAATTATTAGTGGTGCCCTTGCGGGAAGTGTTAATAAAGCTATCGTTGCAACTGCAGCTAGCTTGAAGCTAGCTGCAGTTGGCTTATCTCTTACTGATGGCAAAATGGTTCAATGTGACTTAAGCCCTTTAGAGTTAGGGCAAGTAGGCGTACCTAAGCCTTTTAGTAGCGCATTACTGGATACACTGTTAAAAGCTAACTTTTTACCTATTGTTTCGTCAATTGGTGCTTTAGAAAATGGTGAGCTCGTGAATGTAAATGCTGATGATGCCGCCGTTGCGATATGTCAGCTACTCAATGCTGAGCTGCTATTACTCACTGATGTTAATGGTGTTAAAGGTGCTACAGGAGAATATTTAAGTTCACTTAATCGTGAGCAAGCAGAAGCGCTGATTAGTAGTGGTGTTATTGCTGGAGGCATGACCGCAAAAGTAAATGCAGCGTTGCAAGCGGCAAATAAGTTACGACGAAGTATCGCGGTTGCTAGTTGGCAATCGCCTGAGCAAATTATCGATTTACTCAATGGTGCCAACGTAGGTACCCGAATACAGCCAAGTGTTAGTTAAACATAAATAACCAAAACACGTCGTGAACTCGTTTTCGTACAGGATATAATTTTAATGAACTTAGAACATTTCTTAGCTGATGATCAGCTAAATAAACAACAAATACTCGATTTAATTGCCTTAGCACGTGATATTAAACAGCAGCCTAAAAAATACAATCAGGCTTTAGCGGGCAAGTCGGTTGCAATGATATTTGAGAAGCCGTCTTTAAGAACACATGTCAGTTTTGATATCGGTATCAATAAATTAGGTGGGCATGCACTTTACTTAGGCCAACAAAATGGTAAGTTAGGTGATCGTGAAAGGGTTAGCGACTACGCTAAAAACCTATCGTGTTATGCCGACGCTATTGTTGCTCGCGTATTTAGTAACAGTTCTATTGAGCAATTGGCTGCACATGGTAGCGTACCAGTGATTAATGCTTTGTGTGATGTATATCACCCATGCCAAGCATTAGCTGATTTTGTCACCCTTGCAGAAAACTTTTCTGATTTAACCACCATCAAGCTCGCCTATGTTGGTGATGCCAATAATGTGTCAAATTCATTAATGATTATGGCGGCTATTATCGGTGTTGATTTCACGTTAGTTTGTCCACAAGGTCATGGTCCAGATGAAACCATGCTTAATAAGGCAGTGAAATTTAGCGAAATATCAGGCAGTAAATTATTTTTTAGCCACGATATTTCAGCGTTAGGTCAACAAGATGCTATTTATACTGATACTTGGATATCTATGGGCAGTAACACCAACGTCGCTGATATTTTAGCAACCTTTAAGCCATATCAAGTTAACCATGAATTAATGGCTACAGCAGGGGCAAGTATAGTTATGCATTGTCAGCCGGCTCACCTTGAAGAAGAAATTACCACCGAGTTATTCGACAGCGAAATGTCAGTGGCTTTTCAATCCGCAGAGAATCGTATGTGGGCACAAAATGCCGTGTTAGTTACATTATTAGCGGACTAATCACGCAGTTGTTATTAAACAAATAAATCATATTTAATTTTAAAAATACTTTTTAGCCTAGCCAATTCCATAGAGTTAGCTAGACTGATGATAAAAAATTGTAAAGGAAAAAAATCATGGCATTAGCAGCAAAGAAAAACATTAAAAAAGTCGTATTGGCCTATTCTGGCGGTTTAGATACATCAGCAATTATTCCTTGGTTAAAAGAGAATTATGATGGTTGTGAAGTTGTCGCATTTTGTGCTGATGTTGGACAAGGCGAAGAAGAGCTTGTTGGCATTAAAGAAAAAGCGATAGCTTCAGGTGCATCAGAATGTTATGTAGTTGACCTAAAAGAAGAATATGTTAAAGATTATATTTACCCTATCATCAAAACTGGTGCGGTTTATGAAGGACAGTATTTGTTAGGTACTTCAATGGCACGTCCAGTGATTGCCAAAGCTCATATTGAAATTGCCTTAAAAGTTGGTGCTGATGCCGTTTGTCACGGTTGTACTGGTAAAGGTAATGACCAAGTACGTTTCGAAGCTTGTTTTGCTGCTTTAGCTCCACAGTTAACAGTTATTGCGCCATGGCGTGAGTGGGACATGGTTTCACGTGAAGACTTATTAGATTATTTAGCTGAACGTAATATTCCTTGTGCTGCCTCTTTAACAAAGATTTATAGCCGTGACGCAAATGCGTGGCATATATCGCATGAAGGTGGTGAGCTAGAAGACCCTTGGTGTGAGCCTTCAAAAGAAGTATGGACCATGACAGTTGATCCAATGGATGCACCTAATGAAGCTGGCAAAGTCATGTTAAGTTTTGAAGCAGGTGAGTTAGTTGCCGTTGATGGTAAACCTATGTCAGCGTATCAGTCATTAATGTATTTAAATGAAAAAGCCGCCGCTCATGGTGTTGGCCGTATTGATATTGTTGAAAACCGTTTAGTAGGTATGAAGTCACGTGGTTGTTACGAAACTCCAGGTGGCACCGTATTAATGGCAGCCTATAAAGGTTTAGAATCACTTATTCTAGACAAAGAATCACTTAAATATCGTGAATCGGTTGGTCATGAGTTTTCACACGTAATTTATGACGGTCGTTGGTTTACGCCACTTGCTAAAGCGCAACTTGCTTCAGCAGCATCTTTTGCTGAAAAAGTTACTGGTGATGTAGTAGTAAAACTTTATAAAGGCATGGCGCAAGTCACTCAACGTCGTTCACCAAACAGTTTATATTCAGAAGAGTTTGCTACTTTCGGTGCTGACGATGTTTACGACCAAAAACATGCAGAAGGTTTTATTCGTTTGTTCAGTTTATCAAGTAGAATAACCGCACTAAAACAAGCAGACTCAGTATTAACTGAAAAGAAATAAAAAAGGTAGAGGAATTTAGCCATGGCATTATGGGGCGGACGGTTTAAAGAGCAAGCGAGTGTACAGTTTAAAAAGTTTAATGACTCTTTACCTGTTGATTATCGTATGGCAGTGCAAGACATTGTTGGATCAATTGCTTGGGCAGAAGCATTAACTACGGTTGATGTGCTAAGCCAAGCAGAAT
The Colwellia sp. Arc7-D genome window above contains:
- the aroB gene encoding 3-dehydroquinate synthase, producing the protein MTTLHVKLGSRSYPIYIDSGLLSNSKLLSSHIRSKRVCIVSNNIVAPLYIEQMKTSLKDFDVDEIILPDGEAQKSLANFERIMSHLLAGNHGRDTTLIALGGGVIGDITGFAAACYQRGIDFIQVPTTVLSQVDSSVGGKTAVNHPLGKNMIGAFYQPKAVFIDLASLVTLPVREFNAGMAEVVKYGILGDGEFFTWLEEHTDAIKAGDNTILMQMIERCCQCKATIVAEDETEAGVRALLNLGHTFGHAIEADQGYGNWLHGEAVATGMVLAAKVSVAMNLLEVSDLRRIEALLSAFDLPLIAPENMGFDEFICHMRRDKKNLAGKLRFILPTAIGQSEINDDVSVELLQQIL
- a CDS encoding Dam family site-specific DNA-(adenine-N6)-methyltransferase, with translation MKKKHRAFLKWAGGKYALSDVINSMLPKGNRLIEPFVGAGSVFLNSDYDEYLLSDINQDLVNLYRIVQRTPDKFIADARRFFTPEYNQAEKYYQLRKEFNASSDPYFRSLVFLYMNRHGYNGLCRYNKSGGYNVPFGKYKRPYFPEAELIYFSEKAAKAIFICDGYRQTFAHAKSGDVIYCDPPYVPLSKTASFTSYSGNGFGLDEQADLANVAEEVTKVPNISVLISNHDTIWTRKIYEHAKKQHSIEVSRTISQKGSKRNKVSELLALY
- a CDS encoding DUF2970 domain-containing protein; this encodes MASSNFKKTFKSVGAAFFGVQSDKNRERDFTEGKFSHFIIAGVIAVVIFIASLIAIVSLILPS
- the argE gene encoding acetylornithine deacetylase, which translates into the protein MKSTQLKLPNFTQAISQLIAQPSISSSQASWDQSNESVINLLAAWFETLGFDITIQPVPGTKGKFNMLAKLGTGDGGLLLAGHSDTVPFDENRWLSDPLKVTDSDNKLFGLGSCDMKGFFAFILQVCQQIDLKLLKKPLYILATADEETTMAGARFFAGSGIIKPDVAIIGEPTNLVPVVMHKGHMSHKISIKGQAGHSSKPASGVNAIEIMHQVISELFKLREKLDLSYQNEAFDVQTPTMNLGAIHGGDNANRICGHCELDIDMRSLPGMKDEELVSWLSTALAPIAEKYPGRLTINELDPSSPSFEQTVESDLVLTAEKLSGHSCCAVNYATEAPFIQQLGCQTIVMGPGSIDQAHQPNEYLAHSEITKTELLLTKIIHHYCF
- the argC gene encoding N-acetyl-gamma-glutamyl-phosphate reductase; translation: MNVVVIGASGYVGAELIGLLTQHNKISIQHLLVSENSTSSGKTFAELHARWQGICALPLHSFSQQWFDQHISSPAHGIDAVFFATPHEFSAQWAQAFIDQGIKVFDLSGGFRLKDATHYPIHYGFEHQSLKALEQAQYGLAEWQADEIAASMLIAVPGCYPTASLLSLKPITSNALHQENSLIVVNGISGVTGAGRKASLATSFCEVSLTPYNILQHRHQPEISQEANAEVIFNPHLAPYKRGLLVTVTLQLKSDVTSQQVDEAYTQAYQNTPLVRIVNTWPKIDNVAHTPFADVHWQVDEAKHVVVVSCAIDNLLKGAASQAIQCANISLGLPSEYSLLMPGKSL
- the argB gene encoding acetylglutamate kinase, which produces MKKPVVIKIGGAILDGYNQGNTFALTALLSVIASLKDQPVVIVHGGGCVVDEMLAQAGFTTEKKHGLRVTPKAQMPIISGALAGSVNKAIVATAASLKLAAVGLSLTDGKMVQCDLSPLELGQVGVPKPFSSALLDTLLKANFLPIVSSIGALENGELVNVNADDAAVAICQLLNAELLLLTDVNGVKGATGEYLSSLNREQAEALISSGVIAGGMTAKVNAALQAANKLRRSIAVASWQSPEQIIDLLNGANVGTRIQPSVS
- a CDS encoding ornithine carbamoyltransferase, with the protein product MNLEHFLADDQLNKQQILDLIALARDIKQQPKKYNQALAGKSVAMIFEKPSLRTHVSFDIGINKLGGHALYLGQQNGKLGDRERVSDYAKNLSCYADAIVARVFSNSSIEQLAAHGSVPVINALCDVYHPCQALADFVTLAENFSDLTTIKLAYVGDANNVSNSLMIMAAIIGVDFTLVCPQGHGPDETMLNKAVKFSEISGSKLFFSHDISALGQQDAIYTDTWISMGSNTNVADILATFKPYQVNHELMATAGASIVMHCQPAHLEEEITTELFDSEMSVAFQSAENRMWAQNAVLVTLLAD
- a CDS encoding argininosuccinate synthase, encoding MALAAKKNIKKVVLAYSGGLDTSAIIPWLKENYDGCEVVAFCADVGQGEEELVGIKEKAIASGASECYVVDLKEEYVKDYIYPIIKTGAVYEGQYLLGTSMARPVIAKAHIEIALKVGADAVCHGCTGKGNDQVRFEACFAALAPQLTVIAPWREWDMVSREDLLDYLAERNIPCAASLTKIYSRDANAWHISHEGGELEDPWCEPSKEVWTMTVDPMDAPNEAGKVMLSFEAGELVAVDGKPMSAYQSLMYLNEKAAAHGVGRIDIVENRLVGMKSRGCYETPGGTVLMAAYKGLESLILDKESLKYRESVGHEFSHVIYDGRWFTPLAKAQLASAASFAEKVTGDVVVKLYKGMAQVTQRRSPNSLYSEEFATFGADDVYDQKHAEGFIRLFSLSSRITALKQADSVLTEKK